GCGCGGCGGACTCGACCCGGATCGGCGGGCGGACCTGATCGAACGATTCGACCTCGACCCGCACAAGAAGGCGCGCTCGTACTCGAAGGGCAACCGGCAGAAGGTCGCGGTGATCTCCGCGTTCTCGTCGCGTGCCCGGCTGCTGCTGCTGGACGAGCCCACGTCGGGCCTGGATCCGTTGATGGAGAAGGTGTTCCGCGACTGCATCGCCGAGGCCGGCGCCCGCGGCGTGACGGTGCTGCTGTCGAGCCACATCCTGTCCGAGGTCGAGGCGCTGTGCGAGAAGGTGACCATCATCCGGGCCGGGAAGGCGGTCGAGAGCGGTTCGATCGCATCGATGCGTCACCTCAGCCGCACGTCGATCACGGCCGAACTCACCGGCGACCCAGGCGATCTCAGCCGGATTCCGGGTGTCGAGGACATCCGGATCGACGGCAGCACGCTGCACTGTCAGGTGGACGCCGACAGCCTCGGCGCACTGATCCGCACGCTCGGCGACACGGGCGTGCGCAGCCTCGTCAGCACGCCGCCGACGCTCGAGGAACTGTTCCTGCGGCACTACGAACTCTCCGAGGAGGTGCGGGTATGAGCACCACCGCGGCTCCGACCGCCGTCCGCCCGGCGGCTTCGGCGTCCTCGCATTTCACCGGCACAGGGGCGCTGATGCACCTGGCCCTGCGACGCGACCGGGTGATCCTGCCGCTGTGGTCGATCACCGTCGGTCTGCTGCCGATCGTCTACGGCAAGGCGATCATGGGGCTGTACACAACCCAGAGTCAGCTCGATGCGTTCGCGGCCTCCACCGCGTCTCTGAAGTCCGAAATCGCCTTGGTGGGGCCGATCTTCGGCTCCAGTGTGGGGGCGCTGACGACCTGGCGTGCCGGCTACCTGTTCACTTTCGTCGCGGTCGCCGTGATCCTCACGGTCATCCGGCACACCCGGACCGAGGAGGAGACGGGCCGCACCGAACTGCTCGACTCGACGGCGGTCGGGCGGTACGCGGGCCTGACCGCGGCGCTGCTCGTCGCGGCGCTCGGAACGGCGATCAGTGCCGTCGTCGGCACCCTCGGGCTGATCTCGATCGGAATCGGCGGGACCGGCGCAATCGCGTTCGGCGCAGCCGTGTTCGG
This genomic stretch from Prescottella soli harbors:
- a CDS encoding ABC transporter ATP-binding protein, with the translated sequence MTTIIEVEKLEKTFGSTRALDGLDLTVGEGEVHGFLGPNGAGKSTTIRVLLGLLRTNGGTATVFGRDAWRDAVDLHRDVAYVPGDVTLWPSLTGGEIIDLLARMRGGLDPDRRADLIERFDLDPHKKARSYSKGNRQKVAVISAFSSRARLLLLDEPTSGLDPLMEKVFRDCIAEAGARGVTVLLSSHILSEVEALCEKVTIIRAGKAVESGSIASMRHLSRTSITAELTGDPGDLSRIPGVEDIRIDGSTLHCQVDADSLGALIRTLGDTGVRSLVSTPPTLEELFLRHYELSEEVRV